From the genome of Biomphalaria glabrata chromosome 1, xgBioGlab47.1, whole genome shotgun sequence, one region includes:
- the LOC106063123 gene encoding protein fem-1 homolog C-like, which produces MEYRTIVYNAARDGKLGRLRVFLDQRSRDEVSMLIHSKTNGATPLIMAGRNGHLDVVKYLVEHCKAEIEQVGSVTFDGETIEGAPPLWCAAAAGHLNIVKYLVEHGANVNKTTFTNSTPLRAACFDGHFAIVKYLVEQKADIEIANRHGHTCLMISCYKKHLQIVEYLLKLKAQVNRKSIKGNTALHDCAESGSLEIMKLLLKHGAVMVKDHYQMTPLMAAAVAGFHQIVEYLISRAECSRLEKIEALELLGATYIDRKRDNLAALEVWHRALKLRFEDGQKPLPKPKNVKPVEAYEFAVEAHSSSMLDEIVSDPDEMRMQALLVRERILGPAHPDTSYYIRYRGALYADMGNFDRCISLWMYALEMQQSALEPVSPMTQSSFLSFAELFSFMTSEWRGKDLFSCLKFQNIMAVLQRAVEEVQRAIACGKTQKTVTGDAENRNLSNLKRLMVIVLHLLCLMTRLELLLSVDDKLDFRKIVYRLVRMAPLGIKRSTLLHLACTRDTTDVGRYPICKFPSLDVINLLIEVGADTNALDEDGNSPLHIAAKDMPLDRQVIKVLVESGSHIDACNNRGDTARELLQTVPLHSIVPPLKFMTLQCLASREIVKNRIPYKGVIGLELEKTVELHLCKFDTMKSKMEENLWPREHEK; this is translated from the exons ATGGAATATCGGACTATTGTTTATAACGCAGCAAGAGACGGAAAATTAGGCCGTCTACGTGTCTTCTTAGACCAACGATCAAGAGATGAGGTTTCCATGTTAATTCACTCAAAAACAAATGGTGCTACTCCACTTATTATGGCCGGTAGAAATGGACATCTTGATGTGGTCAAATATCTAGTAGAACATTGTAAAGCTGAAATTGAGCAAGTGGGCTCTGTGACTTTTGACGGAGAGACTATTGAAGGTGCTCCTCCGCTGTGGTGTGCAGCGGCAGCAGGGCACCTcaatattgtaaaatatttggtGGAGCATGGTGCCAATGTCAATAAAACTACCTTTACCAATTCAACACCACTGAGAGCAGCTTGTTTCGATGGGCATTTCGCTATAGTTAAATATTTAGTGGAACAAAAAGCTGACATTGAAATAGCCAATCGGCATGGTCATACCTGCCTAATGATATCATGTTataaaaagcatttacaaataGTTGAATATTTGCTGAAGCTCAAAGCTCAGGTCAACAGGAAAAGTATAAAAG GTAACACTGCTCTTCATGATTGTGCAGAGTCTGGCAGTCTGGAGATAATGAAACTTTTACTGAAGCATGGTGCTGTCATGGTTAAAGACCACTACCAGATGACCCCACTAATGGCAGCCGCAGTAGCTGGCTTTCACCAGATTGTAGAGTACCTCATCTCTCGTGCTGAATGCTCTCGGTTAGAGAAAATTGAAGCTCTAGAGCTCTTGGGTGCAACATATATAGATAGAAAGCGAGATAATCTAGCAGCCCTAGAAGTCTGGCATAGAGCCTTGAAACTTCGGTTTGAAGATGGGCAAAAGCCTTTGCCTAAACCTAAAAATGTGAAACCTGTTGAAGCTTATGAATTTGCCGTAGAGGCTCATTCGAGCAGCATGCTAGATGAAATAGTGTCAGATCCAGATGAAATGAGGATGCAAGCTCTGTTGGTACGAGAAAGAATCCTAGGGCCTGCACATCCAGACACTTCATACTATATCCGTTATCGTGGGGCTCTGTATGCGGACATGGGCAACTTCGACCGCTGTATTTCTCTGTGGATGTATGCATTAGAAATGCAGCAGAGTGCTCTGGAGCCAGTCAGCCCTATGACTCAATCCAGTTTCTTGTCTTTTGCTGAATTGTTTTCCTTCATGACCTCAGAGTGGAGAGGAAAggacttattttcttgtctcaagTTTCAGAACATTATGGCTGTTTTGCAGCGGGCAGTGGAAGAAGTACAACGAGCCATCGCTTGTGGAAAAACCCAGAAAACAGTCACAGGGGATGCAGAAAACCGAAACCTCTCTAACCTTAAAAGGCTAATGGTCATTGTGTTACATTTGCTGTGTCTAATGACCAGGCTAGAACTGTTATTGTCAGTGGATGACAAGCTAGATTTTAGAAAAATTGTGTACCGTTTAGTTCGTATGGCTCCCTTGGGAATAAAGAGGAGCACCCTCTTACATCTTGCATGCACGCGGGACACAACAGACGTTGGACGATATCCTATATGTAAATTTCCTAGTCTAGACGTCATCAACCTTCTTATCGAGGTTGGAGCAGACACAAATGCCCTGGATGAGGACGGCAACTCCCCACTTCATATTGCTGCTAAAGATATGCCGCTGGATCGGCAGGTGATCAAGGTGCTGGTGGAGAGTGGCAGCCACATAGATGCTTGCAACAACAGAGGCGACACAGCCCGGGAGCTGTTACAGACTGTACCATTACATAGTATTGTCCCACCTCTCAAGTTCATGACCCTTCAATGTCTTGCGAGCAGGGAGATTGTCAAAAACAGAATTCCCTACAAAGGGGTCATCGGCCTGGAACTGGAGAAGACAGTAGAGTTGCACCTTTGTAAATTTGATACCATGAAATCTAAAATGGAAGAAAACCTGTGGCCTAGAGAACATGAAAAATGA
- the LOC106063124 gene encoding myogenesis-regulating glycosidase-like isoform X2, translated as MFRSRANEKDRGAEAGVNREVSVPLVKTQDGKEFDPKAVQAQESKRRKRRIMKIAVYFMFGVIALGLFAMWLIHKDPVESLRFGADFIMTSKLRSLEVKNSQGDSVLYGEMGRALEATQYDRCWDNNSKTFEENCLHWRDTAELRVQRFTNNTSSCYRLQWDGLMPNKPAEDCYYLQRYNWFGYLTNATQPWPINDVTIENMDFYIEYPQEQSENLVPIWFGQQGVSIFLDSSFPFVFSWNVTDKRQFCIRSKLMTQEAGVPLTQLRYTICQSDSLKDVYSFTQQHREEQDIGFSHNKEHLLLSKPIHALSSRSNLQELLSQLRRNESQCSLLELHDEWESNFGDLELDPNYADQIQALFREAERLNCSPILPVSTFFSYKSPHFKEGVDRGYFVRDSQNIVTRMIRWRGQEGAALDVSNPKAEAWFKGHIGRLISEYKISALKLLHLSVPPDSTYYDRNMTYLEYTRKLYLDLATFSNVSLVLELATGFIPLPVYTPVRMNFYKQEDRYCLNTSIPFSLMLGLSGFPLLIADADRMADNSTTDEMFMRWLQIAIFFPMLEIPSIPILKNKTMQETLQWALSVRNEKILPNMTQLWKEQPDLPIIRPLWWVATDDLQALVINDQFMVGDHMMVAPFTCENEYKKNVYFPRGTWLRASTKQEYIGPNFYSITIKAANESVYFWKQGE; from the coding sequence GCCGTCCAGGCACAAGAGAGCAAGCGTCGGAAGCGACGTATTATGAAAATAGCTGTCTACTTCATGTTTGGAGTCATTGCCCTTGGCCTGTTTGCGATGTGGCTGATCCACAAAGACCCCGTGGAGTCGCTGAGATTTGGTGCTGACTTCATCATGACTTCCAAACTAAGGTCCTTGGAGGTCAAGAACAGTCAGGGGGACAGCGTCCTTTACGGCGAGATGGGGAGAGCCTTGGAGGCCACTCAATACGACCGCTGCTGGGACAACAACTCCAAGACCTTCGAAGAGAACTGTCTTCACTGGAGAGACACAGCCGAGCTAAGGGTGCAGAGGTTCACCAACAACACGTCTTCGTGCTATAGGCTCCAGTGGGATGGTCTGATGCCAAACAAGCCAGCAGAGGACTGCTACTACCTTCAACGCTACAACTGGTTCGGCTACCTTACCAATGCGACCCAGCCATGGCCAATCAACGATGTGACGATTGAGAACATGGACTTTTACATTGAGTATCCTCAGGAGCAGTCTGAAAACCTTGTTCCCATTTGGTTTGGCCAGCAAGGGGTGTCCATATTCCTTGACTCCAGCTTCCCATTTGTCTTCTCCTGGAATGTGACGGACAAACGACAGTTTTGCATTCGCTCAAAGCTGATGACTCAGGAGGCTGGAGTGCCTTTGACGCAGCTACGTTACACTATATGTCAAAGTGATTCTTTGAAGGATGTCTACAGCTTTACACAGCAGCACCGAGAAGAGCAGGACATTGGATTCTCTCACAACAAAGAGCACCTGCTTCTGTCTAAACCCATTCATGCGCTGTCCTCTCGGTCAAACTTGCAGGAGCTTTTGTCACAGCTGCGGAGAAATGAATCCCAGTGTAGCTTGCTGGAGCTGCATGACGAATGGGAGAGCAATTTTGGAGATCTGGAACTAGATCCAAACTATGCCGATCAAATACAAGCTCTTTTCCGGGAAGCTGAGAGGCTGAATTGTTCCCCAATACTTCCGGTCTCGACCTTTTTCAGTTACAAGTCTCCCCATTTCAAGGAAGGCGTGGACAGAGGCTACTTTGTAAGGGACAGTCAGAATATAGTCACAAGAATGATAAGGTGGAGGGGACAAGAAGGGGCTGCCCTGGACGTATCCAATCCTAAAGCTGAAGCATGGTTCAAAGGTCACATAGGTCGGCTGATCAGTGAATACAAGATCAGCGCCTTAAAGCTTCTTCATCTTAGTGTTCCTCCAGACTCTACCTATTATGATAGAAACATGACGTATTTGGAATACACCAGAAAACTGTACCTTGACCTAGCCACCTTCAGCAATGTTTCCTTAGTCCTGGAACTGGCTACCGGATTTATCCCATTACCTGTATACACCCCCGTTAGGATGAACTTCTATAAACAAGAGGACAGGTATTGTCTGAATACTTCTATTCCATTTTCTTTAATGCTAGGCTTGAGCGGCTTCCCTCTTTTGATTGCTGATGCCGATCGCATGGCTGATAACTCCACCACAGATGAGATGTTTATGCGATGGCTGCAAATTGCCATTTTCTTCCCTATGCTGGAAATTCCCAGCATTCCCatactgaaaaataaaaccatGCAAGAGACTCTACAGTGGGCTTTAAGTGTAAGGAATGAAAAAATCCTGCCCAACATGACCCAGTTGTGGAAAGAGCAGCCTGACCTGCCAATCATCCGACCCCTGTGGTGGGTCGCCACCGATGACCTTCAAGCCCTGGTCATCAATGATCAGTTCATGGTAGGGGACCATATGATGGTTGCACCATTCACCTGTGAAAATGAATACAAGAAAAATGTCTATTTCCCAAGAGGCACTTGGCTGAGGGCATCCACCAAACAGGAATACATAGGCCCAAACTTTTACTCAATAACTATAAAAGCAGCCAAtgaaagtgtttatttttggaaACAAGGggagtaa
- the LOC106063124 gene encoding myogenesis-regulating glycosidase-like isoform X1 gives MFRSRANEKDRGAEAGVNREVSVPLVKTQDGKEFDPKRKSSNNNSVASGIEPETEEAVQAQESKRRKRRIMKIAVYFMFGVIALGLFAMWLIHKDPVESLRFGADFIMTSKLRSLEVKNSQGDSVLYGEMGRALEATQYDRCWDNNSKTFEENCLHWRDTAELRVQRFTNNTSSCYRLQWDGLMPNKPAEDCYYLQRYNWFGYLTNATQPWPINDVTIENMDFYIEYPQEQSENLVPIWFGQQGVSIFLDSSFPFVFSWNVTDKRQFCIRSKLMTQEAGVPLTQLRYTICQSDSLKDVYSFTQQHREEQDIGFSHNKEHLLLSKPIHALSSRSNLQELLSQLRRNESQCSLLELHDEWESNFGDLELDPNYADQIQALFREAERLNCSPILPVSTFFSYKSPHFKEGVDRGYFVRDSQNIVTRMIRWRGQEGAALDVSNPKAEAWFKGHIGRLISEYKISALKLLHLSVPPDSTYYDRNMTYLEYTRKLYLDLATFSNVSLVLELATGFIPLPVYTPVRMNFYKQEDRYCLNTSIPFSLMLGLSGFPLLIADADRMADNSTTDEMFMRWLQIAIFFPMLEIPSIPILKNKTMQETLQWALSVRNEKILPNMTQLWKEQPDLPIIRPLWWVATDDLQALVINDQFMVGDHMMVAPFTCENEYKKNVYFPRGTWLRASTKQEYIGPNFYSITIKAANESVYFWKQGE, from the coding sequence GCCGTCCAGGCACAAGAGAGCAAGCGTCGGAAGCGACGTATTATGAAAATAGCTGTCTACTTCATGTTTGGAGTCATTGCCCTTGGCCTGTTTGCGATGTGGCTGATCCACAAAGACCCCGTGGAGTCGCTGAGATTTGGTGCTGACTTCATCATGACTTCCAAACTAAGGTCCTTGGAGGTCAAGAACAGTCAGGGGGACAGCGTCCTTTACGGCGAGATGGGGAGAGCCTTGGAGGCCACTCAATACGACCGCTGCTGGGACAACAACTCCAAGACCTTCGAAGAGAACTGTCTTCACTGGAGAGACACAGCCGAGCTAAGGGTGCAGAGGTTCACCAACAACACGTCTTCGTGCTATAGGCTCCAGTGGGATGGTCTGATGCCAAACAAGCCAGCAGAGGACTGCTACTACCTTCAACGCTACAACTGGTTCGGCTACCTTACCAATGCGACCCAGCCATGGCCAATCAACGATGTGACGATTGAGAACATGGACTTTTACATTGAGTATCCTCAGGAGCAGTCTGAAAACCTTGTTCCCATTTGGTTTGGCCAGCAAGGGGTGTCCATATTCCTTGACTCCAGCTTCCCATTTGTCTTCTCCTGGAATGTGACGGACAAACGACAGTTTTGCATTCGCTCAAAGCTGATGACTCAGGAGGCTGGAGTGCCTTTGACGCAGCTACGTTACACTATATGTCAAAGTGATTCTTTGAAGGATGTCTACAGCTTTACACAGCAGCACCGAGAAGAGCAGGACATTGGATTCTCTCACAACAAAGAGCACCTGCTTCTGTCTAAACCCATTCATGCGCTGTCCTCTCGGTCAAACTTGCAGGAGCTTTTGTCACAGCTGCGGAGAAATGAATCCCAGTGTAGCTTGCTGGAGCTGCATGACGAATGGGAGAGCAATTTTGGAGATCTGGAACTAGATCCAAACTATGCCGATCAAATACAAGCTCTTTTCCGGGAAGCTGAGAGGCTGAATTGTTCCCCAATACTTCCGGTCTCGACCTTTTTCAGTTACAAGTCTCCCCATTTCAAGGAAGGCGTGGACAGAGGCTACTTTGTAAGGGACAGTCAGAATATAGTCACAAGAATGATAAGGTGGAGGGGACAAGAAGGGGCTGCCCTGGACGTATCCAATCCTAAAGCTGAAGCATGGTTCAAAGGTCACATAGGTCGGCTGATCAGTGAATACAAGATCAGCGCCTTAAAGCTTCTTCATCTTAGTGTTCCTCCAGACTCTACCTATTATGATAGAAACATGACGTATTTGGAATACACCAGAAAACTGTACCTTGACCTAGCCACCTTCAGCAATGTTTCCTTAGTCCTGGAACTGGCTACCGGATTTATCCCATTACCTGTATACACCCCCGTTAGGATGAACTTCTATAAACAAGAGGACAGGTATTGTCTGAATACTTCTATTCCATTTTCTTTAATGCTAGGCTTGAGCGGCTTCCCTCTTTTGATTGCTGATGCCGATCGCATGGCTGATAACTCCACCACAGATGAGATGTTTATGCGATGGCTGCAAATTGCCATTTTCTTCCCTATGCTGGAAATTCCCAGCATTCCCatactgaaaaataaaaccatGCAAGAGACTCTACAGTGGGCTTTAAGTGTAAGGAATGAAAAAATCCTGCCCAACATGACCCAGTTGTGGAAAGAGCAGCCTGACCTGCCAATCATCCGACCCCTGTGGTGGGTCGCCACCGATGACCTTCAAGCCCTGGTCATCAATGATCAGTTCATGGTAGGGGACCATATGATGGTTGCACCATTCACCTGTGAAAATGAATACAAGAAAAATGTCTATTTCCCAAGAGGCACTTGGCTGAGGGCATCCACCAAACAGGAATACATAGGCCCAAACTTTTACTCAATAACTATAAAAGCAGCCAAtgaaagtgtttatttttggaaACAAGGggagtaa
- the LOC106063124 gene encoding myogenesis-regulating glycosidase-like isoform X3, with protein sequence MEAKSYDDTVPIAVQAQESKRRKRRIMKIAVYFMFGVIALGLFAMWLIHKDPVESLRFGADFIMTSKLRSLEVKNSQGDSVLYGEMGRALEATQYDRCWDNNSKTFEENCLHWRDTAELRVQRFTNNTSSCYRLQWDGLMPNKPAEDCYYLQRYNWFGYLTNATQPWPINDVTIENMDFYIEYPQEQSENLVPIWFGQQGVSIFLDSSFPFVFSWNVTDKRQFCIRSKLMTQEAGVPLTQLRYTICQSDSLKDVYSFTQQHREEQDIGFSHNKEHLLLSKPIHALSSRSNLQELLSQLRRNESQCSLLELHDEWESNFGDLELDPNYADQIQALFREAERLNCSPILPVSTFFSYKSPHFKEGVDRGYFVRDSQNIVTRMIRWRGQEGAALDVSNPKAEAWFKGHIGRLISEYKISALKLLHLSVPPDSTYYDRNMTYLEYTRKLYLDLATFSNVSLVLELATGFIPLPVYTPVRMNFYKQEDRYCLNTSIPFSLMLGLSGFPLLIADADRMADNSTTDEMFMRWLQIAIFFPMLEIPSIPILKNKTMQETLQWALSVRNEKILPNMTQLWKEQPDLPIIRPLWWVATDDLQALVINDQFMVGDHMMVAPFTCENEYKKNVYFPRGTWLRASTKQEYIGPNFYSITIKAANESVYFWKQGE encoded by the exons ATGGAGGCAAAATCTTATGATGATACTGTGCCAATT GCCGTCCAGGCACAAGAGAGCAAGCGTCGGAAGCGACGTATTATGAAAATAGCTGTCTACTTCATGTTTGGAGTCATTGCCCTTGGCCTGTTTGCGATGTGGCTGATCCACAAAGACCCCGTGGAGTCGCTGAGATTTGGTGCTGACTTCATCATGACTTCCAAACTAAGGTCCTTGGAGGTCAAGAACAGTCAGGGGGACAGCGTCCTTTACGGCGAGATGGGGAGAGCCTTGGAGGCCACTCAATACGACCGCTGCTGGGACAACAACTCCAAGACCTTCGAAGAGAACTGTCTTCACTGGAGAGACACAGCCGAGCTAAGGGTGCAGAGGTTCACCAACAACACGTCTTCGTGCTATAGGCTCCAGTGGGATGGTCTGATGCCAAACAAGCCAGCAGAGGACTGCTACTACCTTCAACGCTACAACTGGTTCGGCTACCTTACCAATGCGACCCAGCCATGGCCAATCAACGATGTGACGATTGAGAACATGGACTTTTACATTGAGTATCCTCAGGAGCAGTCTGAAAACCTTGTTCCCATTTGGTTTGGCCAGCAAGGGGTGTCCATATTCCTTGACTCCAGCTTCCCATTTGTCTTCTCCTGGAATGTGACGGACAAACGACAGTTTTGCATTCGCTCAAAGCTGATGACTCAGGAGGCTGGAGTGCCTTTGACGCAGCTACGTTACACTATATGTCAAAGTGATTCTTTGAAGGATGTCTACAGCTTTACACAGCAGCACCGAGAAGAGCAGGACATTGGATTCTCTCACAACAAAGAGCACCTGCTTCTGTCTAAACCCATTCATGCGCTGTCCTCTCGGTCAAACTTGCAGGAGCTTTTGTCACAGCTGCGGAGAAATGAATCCCAGTGTAGCTTGCTGGAGCTGCATGACGAATGGGAGAGCAATTTTGGAGATCTGGAACTAGATCCAAACTATGCCGATCAAATACAAGCTCTTTTCCGGGAAGCTGAGAGGCTGAATTGTTCCCCAATACTTCCGGTCTCGACCTTTTTCAGTTACAAGTCTCCCCATTTCAAGGAAGGCGTGGACAGAGGCTACTTTGTAAGGGACAGTCAGAATATAGTCACAAGAATGATAAGGTGGAGGGGACAAGAAGGGGCTGCCCTGGACGTATCCAATCCTAAAGCTGAAGCATGGTTCAAAGGTCACATAGGTCGGCTGATCAGTGAATACAAGATCAGCGCCTTAAAGCTTCTTCATCTTAGTGTTCCTCCAGACTCTACCTATTATGATAGAAACATGACGTATTTGGAATACACCAGAAAACTGTACCTTGACCTAGCCACCTTCAGCAATGTTTCCTTAGTCCTGGAACTGGCTACCGGATTTATCCCATTACCTGTATACACCCCCGTTAGGATGAACTTCTATAAACAAGAGGACAGGTATTGTCTGAATACTTCTATTCCATTTTCTTTAATGCTAGGCTTGAGCGGCTTCCCTCTTTTGATTGCTGATGCCGATCGCATGGCTGATAACTCCACCACAGATGAGATGTTTATGCGATGGCTGCAAATTGCCATTTTCTTCCCTATGCTGGAAATTCCCAGCATTCCCatactgaaaaataaaaccatGCAAGAGACTCTACAGTGGGCTTTAAGTGTAAGGAATGAAAAAATCCTGCCCAACATGACCCAGTTGTGGAAAGAGCAGCCTGACCTGCCAATCATCCGACCCCTGTGGTGGGTCGCCACCGATGACCTTCAAGCCCTGGTCATCAATGATCAGTTCATGGTAGGGGACCATATGATGGTTGCACCATTCACCTGTGAAAATGAATACAAGAAAAATGTCTATTTCCCAAGAGGCACTTGGCTGAGGGCATCCACCAAACAGGAATACATAGGCCCAAACTTTTACTCAATAACTATAAAAGCAGCCAAtgaaagtgtttatttttggaaACAAGGggagtaa